In Paenibacillus antri, a single window of DNA contains:
- a CDS encoding 1-phosphofructokinase family hexose kinase produces the protein MKGIATVTMNAAIDKTYRVPSLPLGRVTRIPEMVAYPGGKGINVARALRQLGCDVVATGFVAGFNGAYIRTALSDQGVAHDFVDVAGESRLCLNVLHDGGASTELLEPGPSATEADFAALERKVAALAERSAIVCLSGSAPTGVPANAYERLVGIVRKAGALAFLDASGALLAGGVRAAPDFVKPNEHEVAALSSQPATDEAALAACARELVGARGIGCAAITLGAAGALVGCGDAVYRVRVPALRVVSAVGCGDAFVAGMAAGTLRGDPLEQRIRLAAAAACANALHREAGRIDPAELERLLPMIDITQVE, from the coding sequence ATGAAGGGGATCGCCACCGTCACGATGAATGCGGCGATCGACAAGACGTACCGGGTTCCGTCGCTCCCGCTCGGCCGCGTTACGCGGATTCCGGAGATGGTCGCTTACCCCGGCGGGAAGGGCATCAACGTCGCGCGCGCGCTGCGGCAGCTCGGCTGCGACGTCGTCGCGACCGGCTTCGTCGCCGGGTTCAACGGCGCGTACATCCGCACCGCGCTGTCGGACCAAGGCGTCGCGCACGACTTCGTCGACGTCGCGGGCGAGTCGCGGCTGTGCCTGAACGTCCTGCACGACGGCGGGGCGTCGACCGAGCTGCTCGAGCCCGGACCGTCCGCGACGGAAGCGGATTTCGCCGCGCTCGAACGGAAGGTCGCGGCGCTCGCGGAGCGGAGCGCGATCGTCTGCCTCTCCGGCAGCGCTCCAACGGGCGTTCCCGCGAATGCGTACGAGCGGCTTGTCGGCATCGTCCGCAAGGCGGGCGCGCTCGCTTTCCTCGATGCGAGCGGCGCCTTGCTCGCGGGCGGCGTCCGCGCCGCGCCCGACTTCGTCAAGCCGAACGAGCACGAAGTCGCGGCGCTGTCGTCGCAGCCGGCGACGGACGAGGCGGCGCTGGCCGCCTGCGCGCGCGAGCTCGTCGGCGCGCGCGGCATCGGCTGCGCGGCGATCACGCTCGGCGCGGCGGGCGCTCTCGTCGGCTGCGGCGATGCCGTCTACCGCGTGCGCGTGCCGGCGCTGCGCGTCGTCAGCGCCGTCGGCTGCGGCGACGCGTTCGTCGCCGGCATGGCCGCCGGGACGCTGCGGGGCGATCCGCTCGAGCAGCGCATTCGCCTCGCCGCCGCGGCCGCCTGCGCGA